The following proteins are encoded in a genomic region of Coffea eugenioides isolate CCC68of chromosome 6, Ceug_1.0, whole genome shotgun sequence:
- the LOC113773699 gene encoding glycerophosphodiester phosphodiesterase GDPDL7-like, with product MNCKESPLTIIPQRLLLVVWNIRTRSKRRKKDNDKDGFVKKGSLPHNYLCWRNYRVKKLEVLGDGNLYPFMAFLLDAFLLPPSSERISEKKIGQDWKKMIRQLLLSFLLIQTTLVAARGRGRRHPAVVPPPAKKWLTLNGGEPVVVARGGFSGIAPESSLPAYSTAQQTSLASTILLCDLQLTKDAQGFCQSSLNLQNATTIATAFPDLKPRTYNINGKNVEGFYGVDFLADDLLKNVFLVQSIYSRSPGMDGSYPLLTPYDVVGMQGPPPVLWMNVEYPSFYDGLKLSASAFIIDTMRDLNPAYISSPEIGFLKGLVGKVNPAKLIFKIPDINEVEPTTKKTYVTLLSDINMIKTFASGIILPKESIWPVDSGRLLLPATSSVSDFHKAGVEVYASGFANDDYLSYNYSYDPTKEYLQFIDNSQFSVDGVITDFPATASESIACLAQNKNAPKIVKALIISDDGASGDYPGSTDLAYQKAIDDGTEIIDCSVQLSKDGTAFCLPSADLIGTTTAASLFMDRSTRIPEIQDKNGIFSFDLTWTEIQSLKPQLASVFDGPLARNPANKNAGKFVTLNEFLDLAKKRAVTGVLINIENAAYLASNKGLDIVGAVTTALSNATLDKQSTQKVLIQSDDSSVLSKFQDIKTYLRVLAIDKDISGSTQETAQEVKKYADAVKVFRNSIVLDYPNPVFMSLNYSNLVEVMHAANISVYVGILRNEFQNFLFDYYADPYVELATLTQKGVDGIVTDYPATANAYMSKHFYLSIYMSKFYYHFSIFRNLSRPPYGFFSSIFWPNLEIISIMIHLLLKYGREISSDLYNEIK from the exons ATGAATTGCAAAGAATCTCCATTGACAATCATACCACAGCGACTGTTACTTGTAGTCTGGAACATTCGGACAAGAAGCAAGAGGAGAAAGAAGGATAATGATAAAGACGGGTTTGTAAAAAAGGGCTCTTTGCCACACAACTATCTCTGTTGGAGAAATTACAGAGTCAAGAAACTAGAG GTTTTAGGAGATGGAAACTTATATCCGTTTATGGCTTTCTTGTTAGATGCTTTTTTGCTTCCACCTAGCAGTGAAAGGATTTCAGAGAAGAAAATTG GACAggattggaagaaaatgatcaGGCAACTGTTATTGTCTTTCTTGTTGATCCAAACCACTCTAGTGGCTGCCAGAGGCAGGGGAAGACGCCACCCTGCTGTTGTTCCCCCTCCTGCAAAAAAGTGGCTAACTCTAAATG GAGGTGAGCCTGTGGTAGTAGCCAGGGGTGGATTCTCTGGAATTGCACCAGAGTCCAGTTTACCCGCTTATTCTACGGCACAGCAGACGAGCTTGGCTAGCACGATCTTACTCTGTGATCTCCAACTTACAAAGGATGCACAGGGCTTTTGCCAGTCTAGTCTGAACCTTCAAAATGCAACAACTATTGCTACAGCTTTTCCAGACTTGAAACCAAGAACCTACAACATAAACGGAAAGAATGTGGAAGGATTCTATGGGGTGGATTTTTTGGCAGATGATCTACTCAAAAACGTTTTCT TGGTGCAAAGCATTTACTCAAGATCCCCTGGTATGGATGGTTCATACCCTCTGTTGACACCCTATGATGTTGTGGGCATGCAAGGTCCTCCTCCAGTACTATGGATGAACGTCGAG TATCCTAGTTTCTACGACGGACTGAAACTCAGCGCATCAGCATTTATTATAGATACCATGAGAGACTTGAATCCTGCATACATTTCATCACCAGAGATTGGATTCTTGAAGGGCTTAGTAGGAAAGGTGAACCCGGCAAAGCTCATTTTTAAGATTCCGGACATAAACGAAGTTGAACCTACAACGAAGAAGACATATGTTACACTGCTGTCAGACATAAATATGATCAAGACATTTGCATCCGGGATTATTCTTCCAAAAGAAAGCATATGGCCCGTAGATAGTGGAAGGCTATTGCTGCCTGCTACGAGTTCTGTATCTGATTTCCACAAAGCAGGTGTTGAAGTGTATGCTTCTGGCTTTGCAAATGATGACTACTTAAGTTATAATTATAGCTATGATCCAACCAAGGAGTATCTGCAGTTTATAGACAATTCTCAGTTTTCGGTTGACGGGGTAATTACGGATTTCCCTGCCACCGCATCAGAGTCCATTG CATGCCTAGCCCAGAACAAGAATGCTCCCAAAATTGTAAAAG CACTGATAATATCTGACGACGGAGCAAGTGGAGATTACCCTGGGTCGACTGATCTTGCATACCAGAAAGCCATAGATGATGGAACCGAGATAATCGATTGTTCTGTTCAACTGTCCAAGGATGGAACCGCCTTCTGCTTGCCTTCTGCTGATCTTATAGGGACAACCACTGCAGCATCTCTTTTCATGGACCGATCTACCAGGATACCTGAAATTCAAGATAAGAATGGAATATTCTCCTTTGATCTCACTTGGACTGAAATTCAATCACTCAAAC CTCAACTTGCAAGCGTTTTTGATGGCCCTCTTGCTCGAAACCCTGCAAACAAGAATGCAGGAAAGTTCGTTACTCTTAATGAATTCTTGGATCTTGCTAAGAAAAGGGCAGTTACAGGAGTTCTAATTAACATTGAA AATGCTGCCTATCTAGCATCAAACAAGGGTCTTGACATTGTTGGTGCTGTCACCACTGCCTTGAGCAACGCCACATTGGATAAGCAATCTACTCAGAAAGTTTTGATTCAGTCAGATGACAGTTCAGTGCTTTCGAAGTTCCAGGACATCAAGACTTACCTAAGAGTCTTGGCCATCGACAAAGATATAAGTGGTTCAACCCAAGAAACAGCACAGGAAGTCAAAAAATATGCTGATGCTGTTAAAGTGTTCAGAAATTCTATTGTTCTGGACTATCCAAACCCCGTCTTCATGTCCTTGAATTACAGCAACCTTGTTGAAGTCATGCATGCTGCCAACATCTCGGTGTATGTGGGAATTCTGAGAAATGAGTTCCAAAACTTTTTATTTGATTACTACGCTGATCCTTATGTCGAACTCGCCACTCTTACTCAGAAAGGAGTGGATGGAATCGTAACTGACTACCCTGCCACAGCAAATGCATACATGAGTAAGcatttttatttatcaatttACATGAGCAAGTTTTACTACCACTTCAGCATTTTTAGGAATTTATCAAGGCCACCATatggtttcttttcttctattttttggCCTAACCTGGAAATCATCTCTATCATGATACATCTATTACTGAAGTATGGAAGAGAAATTTCCTCTGATCTCTACAATGAAATTAAATGA